The nucleotide sequence TTCTGCACAAGGAACGTCAGCACGCGACCCGGACGAAGCGGGCCGTGTCGCGGCGCATCGTCGCCGTGCGGCCGGTGCCGAGCGTGCCGGTGCGGTGCGTCGAGGTCGACAACGCCGACCACCTGTACCTGGCGAGCCGGGCGATGGTGCCGACGCACAACTCGACGCTCGGCCTCGACTTCCTGCGGTCGTGCTCGATCAAGAACCGGCTGCCGAGCATCGTGTTCTCCCTCGAGATGAGCAAGACCGAGATCGTCATGCGCCTGCTCTCGGCCGAGGCGAAGATCAAGCTCGCCGACATGCGCTCGGGTCGGATGAACGACGACGACTGGACCAAGCTCGCTCGCCGGATGAGCGAGATCAGCGAGGCGCCGCTGTACATCGACGACTCGCCCAACCTCACCATGATGGAAATCCGCGCGAAAGCCCGCCGTCTGCACCAGAAGACGGGCCTGCGGCTGATCGTGCTGGACTACCTGCAGCTGATGACGTCGGGCAAGAAGGTGGAGTCCCGTCAGCAGGAGGTGTCGGAGTTCTCCCGCCAGATCAAGCTCCTGGCCAAGGAGCTCGAGGTGCCAGTGGTCGCGATGAGCCAGCTGAACCGCGGGCCCGAGCAGCGCACCGACAAGAAGCCGATGCTCGCCGACCTCCGTGAGTCGGGCTCGATCGAGCAGGACGCCGACATGGTGATCCTGCTGCACCGCCCCGACGCGTTCGAGCGCGACGACCCTCGCGGCGGCGAAGCGGACCTCATCATCGCCAAACACCGTGCGGGCCCGACGAAGACGGTCACCGTCGCCCATCAGCTGCACCTGTCGCGGTTCGTGGACATGGCGCACTGAGGGGCGTAGCCGACAGGGCGAAACCTACACTCGAGTGATGCTCCTGCCCGTCCCGGCCGCCGGTGAGCCGGACGTCCGCTCCTGGGTGGCCGATCATCTGGGCGATCTCACGACGCAGGCAGCCAAGCCAGTTGATCCGCCGCTGCGGGGTGGCCAGACGTCGGCCGACGCAGCGCTTTGGGCGTTCGACGTCGCCGGCTACGCCCGGCGCCGCAACGAGGTGTGGCCACCGCAGCGCCGCGGCGCATCCGGACTCTCGCCGTACATCCGGCACGGCCTGCTCACCTTGCGGGAGGTCTGGGACCACGTCGGCTCCGGGCCTCCGCGCGACACCGCGAAGTTCCGAGACGAACTGCGCTGGCAGGAGTACGCCCGCCACCTGTACGCCCGCGTCGGCGACGCGTCGGCGGAATCGCTGCGGTACAACGTGGTCGAGCGCAGCGAGCCCGTCGGCGACCCGTGGGTCAGCGAGGCGAAGTGCCTGGACCTGTGCTGGGAGGAACTCGCGGGCGGCTGGCTGACCAACCAGACTCGGATGTGGCTGGCATCGCACTGGACGGTCCGCGAGAACCACGGGTGGCGCGACGGCGAGGACCTCATGTTTCGCCATCTGCTGGACGGCTCCCGAGCAGCGAACCGGCTCGGCTGGCAGTGGACGGTGGGGGCGCTGACGGGGAAGGCCTACGGGTTCTCCCGCTGGCAGGTGGAGAAGCGGGCGCCCGGACTCTGCACGACCTGCCCGCTGGAGCGCCACTGTCCCATCGAGCACTGGCCCACGGTTTCGGAGCGTGAGCCACGGGCGATGCCGAATCCCCACCTGCGCCGCGACGACGATCCGGAATCGACCGCCGGCCCGTCGACGCCACGGCACACCGCGGAAGCCGAGGCGGTGTGGATGACCGCCGAGAGCCTCAGCGACCGGGATCCGGCGGCCGCCTCCCACCCCGAACTGCCGGTGATCTTCGTCTTCGACGAGCCGCTTCTGCGTCGGCTGCAGTTGTCGGTGAATCGGCTGGCCTTCCTCGCCGAGTCGCTGGCCGACCTCGCCACCCGCCGCGAGGTGCGGGTGCACCGCGGCGATCCCGTGGAGGTGCTGCAGGGAATCGCGCTGGCGACGACGTTCGCGCCGGTTCCGGGCTGGCGGCGGCGCGCTGCCCGCCTCGACGTGGCTGCGCTGCATCCGTGGCCCTGGCTCGAGCGACCCCGGTCGGGTCCGGTCGGCTCATTTACCGCGTGGGCCGGAAGCGCGCGCCCCGCCCGCCGGGGTGGAACGAGAACGCGACGCTGACACCGGCTCGCCTCATCGAACGTCGCCACGACGCAAGCCGTCCGCGCCATCCCGCAGGGCGATTTAGCTAGGTGTGACCCAGACTCGGCCGGTAGTCGGACACCTCGGACTCCGCAGCGAGCAACGCACGCAATTCGCCCTCCTGCTGGGCAACGAACACACCCATCACTTGGCGGCACACCTCCGGCACGCTCACCCCACGCATATCAGCAATGCGCTTCAAACCGACGAGCATCGACGTGGACACGTGGAACTGCACGGCGAACTGGCCACATGAGCCGTCCTCGGGCAGCGACCCCGGACCCACCACCGTGGGGTCATCCGTCCCGAACTCGTCCATCTCGTAACGACGCGCCCGCTCGACGACCCCACCACTGGCCTCGCCGGCAGCGCGGTCGGTGGAGTCCCGGAACTCCTCGTGGCTGAACAGACCCATTCCGCCCACGTTAGACCTCGCGGAACGTCCAAGCGGCCACCTGAGCGGCGGCGACGACTCCTGCATGCACTGCCGGCTACACCTGCGACCACGAAAGGCTCACTCGGACTTCACATGACGATGAACACCGCCCGCCGCACCCGCCGTCTCGCCGACGCACTACTGGCGTGCTGATCGAGCGTGCGGTGACGGACGTCGACGCGACGGTATGGACGTGTTAGCGTCCGGCCATGTTCGACCGGCGGATCTACCGGGACCCTCCGGTTGCCCTGACCTTCACTCAGATGCGTGCTGCTGAGCGGGCCGCCGAGCGGGCCGCCCGCGATGCTCGTCAATCGCTGCGCACCGCTCGTGGCCAGTACAAGCGTTATCGAGCCGAGGCCGGCGACATCTACCTGGATTGGCCGCGCTGGCATGAGGGTTATCTTCGCGAGTACCGGAAGAGTGGCGGCTTGGGCGGCGGCGGGACGAAGTCCTCCGTCTCGACATCACCGACGACGCGTCCGTGGCGGCCGCGGCCGAACGGGCCGGTGACGTCGACGTACTGATCAACAATGCCGCCGACACCGCCGGCGGCAACC is from Mycolicibacterium grossiae and encodes:
- a CDS encoding FAD-binding domain-containing protein, coding for MLLPVPAAGEPDVRSWVADHLGDLTTQAAKPVDPPLRGGQTSADAALWAFDVAGYARRRNEVWPPQRRGASGLSPYIRHGLLTLREVWDHVGSGPPRDTAKFRDELRWQEYARHLYARVGDASAESLRYNVVERSEPVGDPWVSEAKCLDLCWEELAGGWLTNQTRMWLASHWTVRENHGWRDGEDLMFRHLLDGSRAANRLGWQWTVGALTGKAYGFSRWQVEKRAPGLCTTCPLERHCPIEHWPTVSEREPRAMPNPHLRRDDDPESTAGPSTPRHTAEAEAVWMTAESLSDRDPAAASHPELPVIFVFDEPLLRRLQLSVNRLAFLAESLADLATRREVRVHRGDPVEVLQGIALATTFAPVPGWRRRAARLDVAALHPWPWLERPRSGPVGSFTAWAGSARPARRGGTRTRR